A window of Alphaproteobacteria bacterium genomic DNA:
GCTGACTAAATAATGCTGTCTTGAATGCAGTTTTCGGAGCATGTCTTTTGGGCCTCACGTTTCGTTGTGCTCAGCGTCAGCGCACTTAACAATACATTGAACAAGTCACTTCCGGCCAACATTTCCCAGATAATTCAGAAATTCAAGGGAAATATACCACCGTCCCACCACCAACGAAGCTGTACCTGCTTTATGGTCCACCGAGGGGACAGCATTCCCCCGATGGCACCTAGAACACATAGGGCATCCCCATGCTTTATGCGGTGCCCTACGTTGAGATGGGACACCAGTCATTCCTCAGCAAGCCAAGTATGGTTGCTTCTTGTGATATGGTCAAAGCGGAATCAGCACGCCGGTAAACTAGGTATTTAGTACGCTCAATAACGGTTTTTTATTTGTGAATGCGGACTCTGGAGAACTCGAAAAATAGCTGTGTGATGCTCATGTCTTCCTCCTGCGACTATCACTAATCATTATCTCGCTGTATAATTAAAGTTTGATGCGGATAGGGAATGGAGATGCCGTCGGCATCCATACGCTCCTTAAGCGCTTTGGTAAGGTCGACCTTGGTGTCGAAGAAGTCGTCTCTCTTGGCCCAGACGCGTATGCTCAGATCTACCGAGCTCGTGCCCAGCGCGCCGACCACAACCTGGGATTCAGGGGCCGGCAGGATGCGGGACTCGGCATCAATGACCGCGCGCACGCTGGCCACCGCCTTATCGATATCATCGCCGTAATCTATGCCGAGAATGATCTCGATGCGCCGCGTTTCATAATGGCTGAAATTGCGCAGCGTCGTATCCCAGACCTGGCCGTTGGGAATGAGAATCTGAATGTTGTCTGGCGTCGCTAGCTCTGTAGTGAACAGTGTCACCGCCTTCACAGTGCCAGCTTGGCCCGCAACCTCAACATACTGCCCGACCTTGAAGGGGCGGAAGAAGAGGATCATCACACCCGCCGCGATATGGCCGAGGGTACCCTGCAGGGCGAGCGCAATGGCAAGGCCGGTGGCGCCCAGCACCGCCACCAGACTCGCCGTCTGCACGCCGAACTTGGCGAGCACGGCGAGCACCGTGACGGCGATGATTCCGTAGCGCGCTAGGCTGGCGAGGAAGCTGCCCAGCATGACATCGACATGTTCGCTGCGCACCGCAATCTTGCGGATCGTGTGGGCAGCCCAGCTTGACGCGACCCAACCGACGATAAGAATAACCACCGCACCAATTACGCGCAGCCCGTAGGCCGTGAGAATTTCCGTCGCCAGATCGATCGCCTGGCTCGCCTCGGCTTCCATAGCCGTCTCCTCTGCCAGAGAACTCGGCCTACTTTAGGTCAGTGCAGCGCCACCTGCCAATCCGCGCGACGCAGGCCGGTCTGCTGGGCGCCGCCGAGGTGTACCGAGTGCTGCGGCCCATCGAACTCGCACTGCCAGAAGCACAGAAATTCCTGCAAGGTCGAGAATTGCTGCACCAAGTCCCAGCCCTGTTAGACATAGGTCGGCAACAGGCGGGGGTGGTCGAGCATGTGATAGAGGATTTCCGCCGTCGTCAGGCACCACCCCACAACATTCGTTTCAGCCGTTGTCTCATCTCGCGTTATCGATATTTGGATATAACAAAAATTTCTAATATATTCAATTGGTTAACGATATTGTTGCGAGACTTCTGCCAAAAATCTTCGGGCCACCCCTTGACTCCGCCTCGGCTTTACCCCAAATCCGCGCCGAAGCTATCAGCACTCTCTTCCGTCGAGTGCTGACAATTTGCAGAACAATCCGCTTATAAAGGGGACAGTCATAGATGAAGTTCCGTCCGTTGCACGACCGTGTAGTGGTTCGTCGCGTCGAGGAAGATGAGCGCACCGCCGGCGGCATCCTCATTCCGGACACCGCCAAGGAAAAGCCGAGCCAAGGCGAAGTCGTGGCCGTGGGCCCCGGCGCCCGTGACGAAACGGGCCAGACCGTGGCGCTCGATGTCAGCGTTGGCGACCGCATTCTGTTTGGCAAGTGGTCAGGCTCT
This region includes:
- a CDS encoding mechanosensitive ion channel; this translates as MEAEASQAIDLATEILTAYGLRVIGAVVILIVGWVASSWAAHTIRKIAVRSEHVDVMLGSFLASLARYGIIAVTVLAVLAKFGVQTASLVAVLGATGLAIALALQGTLGHIAAGVMILFFRPFKVGQYVEVAGQAGTVKAVTLFTTELATPDNIQILIPNGQVWDTTLRNFSHYETRRIEIILGIDYGDDIDKAVASVRAVIDAESRILPAPESQVVVGALGTSSVDLSIRVWAKRDDFFDTKVDLTKALKERMDADGISIPYPHQTLIIQRDND
- a CDS encoding co-chaperone GroES is translated as MKFRPLHDRVVVRRVEEDERTAGGILIPDTAKEKPSQGEVVAVGPGARDETGQTVALDVSVGDRILFGKWSGSEARIDGEDLLIMKESDIMAVLEPKKKAKGKSRKAA